A window of the Brassica napus cultivar Da-Ae chromosome C5, Da-Ae, whole genome shotgun sequence genome harbors these coding sequences:
- the LOC106348461 gene encoding transmembrane protein 50A-like isoform X1: MDLAELWAIFGPGFSGAVFGTGWWFWVDAVVCSSIQVPFLHYLPGIFASLGALMFNCVRKEDIDYSPYDEGEWRLKLWLFIAYVVAFVSLAASVGLLIQDSVVKTGPSTWTGVAGVFQCVFVLISGLMYWTSHSE, translated from the exons ATGGACTTAGCTGAACTTTGGGCGATTTTCGGGCCGGGTTTCTCCGGCGCTGTTTTCGGCACCGGCTGGTGGTTTTGGGTCGACGCCGTCGTATGCAGCTCCATCCAAGTTCCCTTCCTCCACTACCTTCCCG GCATATTCGCCTCCCTCGGAGCATTGATGTTCAATTGCGTCAGAAAAGAAGATATCGATTACTCTCCTTATGACGAAGGCGAATGGAG GTTGAAGCTATGGCTTTTCATAGCGTATGTCGTGGCGTTTGTTTCCCTAGCTGCTTCTGTTGGTTTGCTGATTCAAGATTCGGTCGTCAAAACTGGGCCTTCCACCTGGACTGGTGTCGCCGGTGTCTTTCAATGTGTATTTGTATTGATAAG
- the LOC106348461 gene encoding transmembrane protein 50A-like isoform X2 translates to MDLAELWAIFGPGFSGAVFGTGWWFWVDAVVCSSIQVPFLHYLPGIFASLGALMFNCVRKEDIDYSPYDEGEWRLKLWLFIAYVVAFVSLAASVGLLIQDSVVKTGPSTWTGVAGVFQCVFVLISGLMYWTSHSE, encoded by the exons ATGGACTTAGCTGAACTTTGGGCGATTTTCGGGCCGGGTTTCTCCGGCGCTGTTTTCGGCACCGGCTGGTGGTTTTGGGTCGACGCCGTCGTATGCAGCTCCATCCAAGTTCCCTTCCTCCACTACCTTCCCG GCATATTCGCCTCTCTCGGAGCATTGATGTTCAATTGCGTCAGAAAAGAAGATATCGATTACTCTCCTTATGACGAAGGCGAATGGAG GTTGAAGCTATGGCTTTTCATAGCGTATGTCGTGGCGTTTGTTTCCCTAGCTGCTTCTGTTGGTTTGCTGATTCAAGATTCGGTCGTCAAAACTGGGCCTTCCACCTGGACTGGTGTCGCCGGTGTCTTTCAATGTGTATTTGTATTGATAAG
- the LOC106348461 gene encoding uncharacterized protein LOC106348461 isoform X3 yields MDLAELWAIFGPGFSGAVFGTGWWFWVDAVVCSSIQVPFLHYLPGIFASLGALMFNCVRKEDIDYSPYDEGEWRFLFVDLDSCFLFESEGFDKIELLAVFIGGSLLPQFIS; encoded by the exons ATGGACTTAGCTGAACTTTGGGCGATTTTCGGGCCGGGTTTCTCCGGCGCTGTTTTCGGCACCGGCTGGTGGTTTTGGGTCGACGCCGTCGTATGCAGCTCCATCCAAGTTCCCTTCCTCCACTACCTTCCCG GCATATTCGCCTCTCTCGGAGCATTGATGTTCAATTGCGTCAGAAAAGAAGATATCGATTACTCTCCTTATGACGAAGGCGAATGGAG GTTTCTTTTCGTTGACTTGGATTCATGTTTTCTTTTCGAATCAGAAGGCTTTGATAAAATCGAGCTTTTAGCTGTATTCATTGGAGGATCCTTGCTCCCACAGTTCATTAGTTGA